The sequence TGCCAAGAGGCAGTGGGCCGTAGTAGGGCCTAGAGACAGGGGATTCTGATCTCCAGTGGCAACCTAGTCTAGTGGAAGCCATTTCAGAGGAACCAAGTTGGCAGAGatccaagaaaaggaaaatgagaCCCTTAGTCGGTGCATTTAGCTGATCAGAGATGCCACGAGCTGGTGAGTCGGTAAGCACAGACAGGAGACCGACATGCCCTAGTTGTGGCAAGAGGCATTTTGGGGCATGCTATAGTGGCAAAGGTGCATGTTTCCAATGCGAACAAACAGGGCATTTCAAGAGGGATAGTCCCCAAATGAACAGGGACGTTCCAACAGCATAACAGTCAAGgaaattacataaatacatgtaTCTTGTCTTGTTATTATGCTAACCAACCAAAGGTGACTGTCCTTAGATTCACAACTAGAAGATCAATACATAACCTAAGGAACTTCAGAAAGGAAagtcctaaccaaccaaggtgagtggttattgtgttgttgtattgttgatgtaatttctatatataggtaaatatatataggggatagtattaaattggcatgatcaagGATATATGTTTGTCTTGTTAttatgcttgttaagatattgtTTGTATGTTGTCTTGGAAACTGCAATTGTACCCaggatatatagttagcatgcttgaaaaggtatTTGGTGGGAAAGTATAGTTGGCTTTGGTCGGTGggaaatgatagtcggtgacgaccgaccagaaatatagtcaagttacttaagcatagctagcgggaaaatagtcgatgtgcacattggcgggataaaagggtacagggaaagtttccacaggaattgttGATACATTACTTGAGTATACATGTGAAAATACTAGGGAAAATGTAGGATCATGCCAGGGATAACCAATGGTAAAGCTGGGGATGtttattatgtgataaccagTGGTCAAGCTGGGGTTGTTTGTTTTAACCAGCAGTTGAGCTGGGAATAATCCAGCGGTTTAGCTGGAAGAATAATattgaacttgtggtaatgtaCTCATTGATTATGTATTGATTTCCTAAAAGTATATTTCTGTAATCAAAgttattgtttatttaaagataccactcactgggctttattgCTCACGTTTTCCATTGTTCTATGTTTTACCCCCCTCCCCCACTCAGGTAGCGGAAAgtgaggagttctagggtgctgctaaAGTTAAGATCTAccacatgccacagttacacttccggatggttttacagttgttgttgtaaactttgttgttaagtctttgagttgtataaacgttacattgttgtaatataagATGGGACTACGTAATAAGTTGGTTGTTAAATTGATTCATTgctatcagagttatttccgctagagttattaggcagtaagtgtcaacaaaagggttgatgaCTGctacagtcacgccctttcccaAGCTCGGAGAgtagtctggggcggggtgtgacagtttggtatcagagcataagtttctggtacctagtgagccatgcgtcaagAATGAAcggccaccctatgcgttggtgatggttggctcttgcgatagctaagttggattgcgatggtagtgagttggcttgctatgcgtggATTatagactatgcgttgatggccttatatgcgttgaacatccaagggcTTGTGGACGCATAAGAAGGATGAACTCATGGAGgatgtcatccggacatgtggcttgttaggaggaattcttaaaccttaagcaaattaggtggatgcataagaagacatgtaaaggatgagggctatgcgttggtgaaaggTGAAGAAGATACTTTGGCTTatgctgatgcaagattgcattgatggtgtaaggaagagacacttggtcatgcggccaagtaggaggtatcGGTCgtggagcaatcttggacgcctataaatagggccaagcaCTTCAGATGAGAaatcaaattctcttcaaagaacATAAAGAAGATTGTGTGATGATTAATTGGgagaagaccatgcgttggtagTAAGACCATGCGTCGGTTAAcaggttccaagaggggagatgttgTCGGGCAAAAAAGACAGGAAGTAGTATTAACTTAGAACGAATTCTCCTaggatatatagttagcatgctttaaaaggTATTTGGTGGGAAAGTATAGTCGGCTTTGGTCAGTGggaaatgatagtcggtgacgaccggcagaaaatatagtcaagttactaagcatagctagcgggaaaatagtcgatgtgcacattggcgggataatagggtacagggaaagtttccatagGAATTGTTGATACATTACTTGAGTATACATGTGAAAATACTTGGAAAAATGTAGGATCATGCCAGGCATAACCAATGGTAAAGCTGGGGAGTTTATTATGTGATAACTAGCGGTCAAGCTGGGGTTGTTTGTTTTAACCAGCAGTTGAGCTGGGAATAATCCAGCGGTCTGGCTGGAAGAATAATattgaacttgtggtaatgtaCGCATTGATTATGTATTGATTTcccaaaagtatatttctgtAATCAAAAGTTATTGTTTTATTAAAGATAcgactcactgggctttatagctcacgTTTTCCATGGTTTTATGTTTTACCCCCCCCCCCCTCAGTAGCAAAAGTTAGGAGTTTCAGGGAGCTACTAAAGTTaggtctgccacatgccacagttacactttcggagggttttacagttattgttgtaaactttgttgttaagtatttgagttgtataaacgtacattgttgtaatataagATGGGCCTACGTAATCAGTTGGCTGTTAACTGATTCATTAGTAttagagttatttccgcaagagttattaggcagtaagtgtcaaacaaaagggttgatgactgctgcagtcacgccctttcctaggctcggAGAGTattctggggcggggtgtgacaacagCAAACAATTCTAGAGATTCCTGGATGTTCTCCGacaattacatattaacattcccttaatagaagcttTGGAACAAATGCCGAGCTAtgtgaaattcctcaaggaCATACTTGCCAAGAAGAGGAAGATTGGGGAGAATGAAACGGTCGCATTAACATATGAATGTATTGCGCTTTTTCAGAACAACATCCCCACTAAAATGAAAGATCCCAGGAGTTTCACATTGCCATGCTCAATAGGGGGAAAAGAAGTCGGAAATGTGCTGTGTGATTTGGGAGCGAGTATAAACCTACTACCTTTGTCAATcttcaaaaagttaaatatcGGCAATGCAAGACCAACCACAATTAAATTgcagttggccgatagatcaataatGCATCTAGAGGGAAAAATAGAGGATCTACTTGTGCAAGTGGATAAGTTCATTTTCCCTGTAGACTTTATCATATTAGATTATGAAGCTGATATTGAGGtacctatcatcttgggtcacCCATTTCTTGCAATAGGGCGAGCACTAATCGATGTACAAAAAGGAGAACTTACCATAATGGTCGACGATCAGCAGGTTAAGTTCAACATCctcaatgcgttgaaatacCCGAGTGATATGGAAAATTATCAATATGTTGGGGAATTACAGGAAGAACATTGGCACGAGCCCTTAGAAAAATTGGAGGAAAAAGACTTTGGGATCAGCGCAATGTGGGAGGAAAATTGCGTCGCAATACAAACTGAGTCAGGCTTTGAAacactcaagttatctgaacgaacaATGCAACGTACTAAGCCATCTTTAGAAGAACCACCCATGTTAGAGTTGAAATCGTTGCCAGTGCAcctaaaatatgtttatttaggaAGCAATAACACTTTACCGGTTATTATATCTGCCTCGTTGAGCAAAGAGAAGGAGGAAGCACTTATCCAGATCCTGAAAAACAATGCAAAAGCTTTGGGATGGACCTTAGTAAATATTCGAGGGATCAATCCTtcgtattgcatgcataagattcGTCTTGAAGAGGGAAAAACAGGATCTATAGAAAGACAACGTGCCATTTGAACCCTACCATGAGGGAGGTTGTGAAGAAAGAGATAGTGAAGTGGCTTGATGCAGGTGTCATTTACCCTATATCAGATAACAGCTAGGTAATCCCAGTGCAATGCATTCCAAATAAGGGGGGAATGACAGTTGTCACCAACAGCAAGAATGAGTTAATTCCTACAAGGACAACCACGGAGTGGAGAATCTGTATGAATTACTGCAAATTAAATCTGGCCACAAAgaaggaccactttccactcccgtttattgatcaaatgttagatCGACTTGCGGGGAACgagttcttttgttttcttgatggctactcagggtataaccaaattGCGATTGCGTCGAAAAATCAAGATAAGACAACTTTCACATGCCTATTCGACACATTTACATTCCGTCGCATGCCGTTTGGACTTTGTAATGCACTAGGTAtcttccaaaggtgtatgatggcaatatttttggatttcttggaagagtcagtcgaggtatttatggatgactttttCAGTTTTTGGCAATACTTATGACTCCTGTTTATTAAATCTTGAAAAAGTCTTAAAAAGAAGTGTTAAAACGAATCTTGTTCTGAACTGGgagaaatgtcatttcatggttgaagaaggaattgtgctaggtcacaagatatcaaaggcaggattggaagttgatcaagcGAAAATCGACGCAATTTTCAAGTTACCACCACCAGTCAATATGAAAACCCTTAGGAGTTTTTTGGGACATGCAGGGTTTTATCAAAGATTTATCTGCAAGTTTTCTcagatcgcaaggcccctaagtgcgcTCCTCGAGATTGACCACGAATATGATTTTGATGATGCATGCACCGAAGCATTCCACACATTGAAAAATGCGCTCATCACTGCACCCATTCTGATTGCGCCGGTTGGGACGCAATCGTTTGCATTGATGTGTGACGCTAGTGGATATGTAGTGGGTGCAGTCTTGAGTCAGCGCAAAAGATAAGGTTTTGCATCCTATCTATTATGCTAGCAAGATGTTGAATGATGCGTAGGAAAATTATACAATCACGGAaaagaaatgctcgcagtggtatttgtGTTGGAGAAATTTCAACAGTACTTAATTGGAACAAATGTTATGGTGTATACCGATCATTCTGCGATCAATACCTTATGATGAAGAAGGATAACGAAACCAAGACCGATAAGGTGGGTACTACTCCTGCAAGAATTTAACCTAGAGATTAAGGATCGGAAGGGCACCAAGAACCAAGTCGCAGATCATTCTGTCAAGGATAGAAAATTGCAAggtttaaaagaaagaaaaagacattgaagaaagattccctgaCGAGTTGCTTGATGTCGGTATGCGTTAATGTTCCATGGTATGCGAAACATtgtaaacttcatagtt comes from Benincasa hispida cultivar B227 chromosome 2, ASM972705v1, whole genome shotgun sequence and encodes:
- the LOC120071970 gene encoding uncharacterized protein LOC120071970, yielding MPSYVKFLKDILAKKRKIGENETVALTYECIALFQNNIPTKMKDPRSFTLPCSIGGKEVGNVLCDLGASINLLPLSIFKKLNIGNARPTTIKLQLADRSIMHLEGKIEDLLVQVDKFIFPVDFIILDYEADIEVPIILGHPFLAIGRALIDVQKGELTIMVDDQQVKFNILNALKYPSDMENYQYVGELQEEHWHEPLEKLEEKDFGISAMWEENCVAIQTESGFETLKLSERTMQRTKPSLEEPPMLELKSLPVHLKYVYLGSNNTLPVIISASLSKEKEEALIQILKNNAKALGWTLVNIRGINPSYCMHKIRLEEGKTGSIERQRAI